The following coding sequences are from one SAR116 cluster alpha proteobacterium HIMB100 window:
- a CDS encoding (protein-PII) uridylyltransferase (PFAM: GlnD PII-uridylyltransferase; HD domain; ACT domain; Nucleotidyltransferase domain~TIGRFAM: [Protein-PII] uridylyltransferase) codes for MINQEYEGADQQARRTNVSTSTLENLQSTSVWQSWLAPLELVKDKQTAGAFNVFDQQLFAETAASVFAGKQAKSEQRAALLELMKTTLASGRKTLEDKIVDQRDGAIYVGAHAFLLDSIISGLVTCARQHVFAVEPRFAVMAVGGYGRGELAPFSDIDLLFVMPQKQTKSDIEFVEFILYILWDLGLSVGHASRTVDENLKAASDDVTIRTSLLEMRPLAGNNDLSDKLLKAFKTWLSGQPVLDFVEAKLTERDLRHGRFGGTRYAVEPNVKDGKGGLRDLHTLFWITKYAYRLDHVHAMLTVGILRSSEARAFAAAQRFLWTVRCFLHLHHGREDDRLTFDAQMQIAPQMGFSDRSGLRGVERFMKRYYLAARQVGNLTRIFCAALATDFDQRPRLNLRKFWVAGFSQRPNIKPFSLEGERLHLPDKLRFRDNRDLIIELFYMAQYHELDIHPDTLRRLTRAVRALNTTELQSPKTHERFLAILTDQRNPERVLRLMNEAGWLGKYLPDFGRIVGMMQFDMYHSYTVDEHTIKAVGNISDIEQGVLKTIAPVASRLIHELDSRQALFVAVLFHDIAKGRGGDHSVLGAEVAAQLCPLLGLNAQTTETVVWLIRHHLLMSKTAFRYDLNDPQTISDFAAEVQSPERLKLLLVLTVADILAVGPEIWNGWKASLMRDLYSRSEAVLGGAAPSEVSALAAADAMQATRLALSAWDDERFDAHAQLFYPSYWTNFSTESHLYHARLAEQFNAGEKKLLIDFKIDDDKESTILVVMAADHPGLFSRIVGAVAVAGCSIMNARINTRHDGTILDQFRIQDKDRQAVIDPQIQNRIAKIIEQSLAGDISLFRRLQERSAQITKRQKAMSVPPRVIVSNNRSNTHTVIEVNGADRPGLLYQITYHLVQLGLQINSATVSTYGEKVVDVFYVKDVYGLKIEREASQKKIEQTLMGVFDLQQADSRQNGTHS; via the coding sequence ATGATAAATCAGGAATATGAGGGCGCTGACCAGCAGGCAAGGAGAACGAATGTGTCCACATCCACGCTGGAAAATCTGCAATCCACTTCTGTCTGGCAGAGCTGGCTTGCGCCGCTTGAACTGGTAAAAGACAAGCAGACTGCTGGTGCATTTAATGTATTTGATCAGCAGCTATTTGCAGAAACTGCCGCATCTGTTTTCGCTGGAAAACAAGCAAAATCAGAACAGCGCGCAGCCCTTCTGGAGCTGATGAAAACCACGCTTGCAAGCGGGCGCAAGACGCTAGAGGACAAGATTGTAGACCAACGTGACGGCGCAATTTATGTCGGGGCGCATGCGTTTCTTCTTGATTCTATTATTTCTGGTTTGGTGACCTGTGCCCGTCAGCATGTTTTTGCTGTTGAGCCGCGCTTTGCGGTGATGGCTGTAGGTGGCTATGGGCGTGGTGAGCTGGCGCCATTCAGTGACATTGATTTGTTATTTGTGATGCCTCAGAAACAGACAAAATCAGACATCGAATTTGTTGAATTCATCTTATATATTTTGTGGGATCTGGGGCTGAGTGTGGGACATGCAAGCCGCACGGTCGATGAAAATCTTAAAGCTGCTTCTGATGATGTAACGATCCGCACCTCACTTCTCGAAATGAGGCCGTTAGCCGGAAATAACGATCTCTCAGACAAGCTGTTGAAGGCGTTTAAGACATGGTTATCTGGCCAGCCGGTCCTGGATTTTGTTGAAGCCAAATTAACTGAACGCGATCTGCGGCATGGCCGTTTCGGGGGCACCCGCTATGCGGTTGAGCCGAATGTCAAAGATGGAAAAGGGGGCTTGCGCGATCTGCATACCTTGTTCTGGATCACAAAATACGCATACCGGCTTGATCATGTTCACGCGATGTTGACGGTTGGTATATTGCGGTCATCAGAAGCCAGAGCCTTTGCGGCCGCCCAGCGGTTTTTATGGACTGTCCGCTGTTTTTTGCATTTGCATCATGGGCGCGAAGATGATCGGCTGACCTTTGATGCGCAGATGCAGATTGCCCCGCAAATGGGCTTTTCTGATCGATCTGGCCTGCGCGGTGTTGAACGATTCATGAAGCGTTATTATTTAGCTGCCCGCCAGGTGGGCAACCTCACCCGTATTTTTTGTGCGGCTCTGGCAACAGATTTTGATCAGCGGCCACGCCTGAATTTACGTAAATTCTGGGTAGCGGGTTTTTCGCAACGTCCAAATATCAAACCCTTTAGCCTTGAAGGTGAACGTCTTCATCTTCCAGATAAATTGAGGTTTCGCGATAATAGAGACTTGATTATTGAGCTGTTTTACATGGCTCAATATCATGAGCTGGATATACATCCCGACACTTTGCGTCGGCTGACCCGTGCTGTTCGTGCGCTGAATACAACAGAACTTCAGTCGCCAAAAACACATGAACGTTTTTTGGCAATTCTGACCGACCAGCGTAATCCTGAACGGGTATTAAGGCTGATGAATGAAGCTGGCTGGCTTGGCAAATATCTGCCTGATTTCGGGCGTATTGTCGGGATGATGCAATTTGACATGTATCACAGCTACACAGTTGACGAACATACCATAAAGGCTGTCGGGAATATCAGCGATATTGAACAAGGTGTGCTGAAGACCATTGCCCCGGTGGCCAGCCGCCTGATCCATGAGCTTGATTCGCGTCAGGCTTTATTTGTTGCGGTTCTGTTTCATGACATTGCCAAAGGACGTGGGGGGGATCATTCTGTTTTGGGGGCAGAGGTGGCGGCACAGCTTTGCCCGCTTCTGGGTTTGAATGCGCAGACCACTGAAACAGTTGTCTGGCTGATCCGGCATCATTTGCTGATGAGCAAAACCGCATTCCGGTATGATCTGAATGATCCGCAGACAATCTCTGATTTTGCGGCAGAGGTGCAGTCTCCTGAACGTCTGAAATTGCTTTTGGTTCTGACAGTTGCGGATATCCTGGCAGTCGGTCCTGAGATCTGGAATGGCTGGAAGGCTAGTCTGATGAGAGACTTGTACAGCCGATCAGAGGCGGTACTTGGCGGTGCGGCTCCCTCTGAGGTCTCAGCCTTGGCAGCAGCAGATGCTATGCAGGCAACACGCCTGGCCTTGTCCGCGTGGGATGATGAACGGTTCGATGCGCATGCGCAATTATTCTACCCGAGCTACTGGACCAATTTTTCTACAGAATCTCATCTGTATCATGCCCGTCTGGCCGAACAATTTAACGCAGGTGAAAAAAAGCTGCTGATTGATTTCAAAATCGATGATGATAAGGAATCAACAATTCTGGTGGTGATGGCTGCGGATCACCCCGGACTGTTCAGCCGCATTGTCGGTGCGGTTGCGGTGGCAGGCTGTTCAATTATGAATGCCCGTATCAACACGCGTCATGATGGAACGATTTTGGATCAGTTCCGCATTCAGGATAAAGACAGGCAAGCGGTAATCGATCCACAAATCCAGAACCGTATTGCAAAAATTATTGAACAGTCTTTGGCGGGGGATATTTCTTTGTTCCGCCGTCTGCAGGAACGTTCAGCTCAGATCACCAAACGGCAAAAAGCAATGAGCGTTCCGCCCAGGGTCATTGTCAGTAATAACCGCAGTAATACCCATACAGTGATTGAGGTGAATGGTGCTGATCGGCCTGGTCTGTTGTATCAGATCACTTATCATTTGGTTCAGCTTGGCCTGCAAATCAATTCGGCAACAGTCTCTACCTATGGGGAAAAGGTGGTTGATGTGTTTTATGTCAAAGATGTGTATGGGCTGAAAATTGAAAGAGAGGCGAGCCAGAAAAAAATAGAGCAAACCTTAATGGGTGTGTTTGATTTACAACAGGCAGATTCTCGCCAAAATGGGACTCACTCCTAA
- a CDS encoding integral membrane protein MviN (PFAM: MviN-like protein~TIGRFAM: integral membrane protein MviN), with translation MASRSLFAAFRQISGLTAISRVLGFIRDVVFAHYLGAGAATDAFLVAFKLPNLFRRLTAEGALTNAFLPSYSLARQQKSDKAALILAAEVQTALFLGLCFIVLVMEVFMPFVVAGLAPGFMDTPDRLSAAVDLARLTMPYLPMISLVALWAAVLNSHDSFFGGAVAPVILNVCLIGGALCVPFFQAHLQLSAAHLGVPVAVAVLLAGTAQMFLLQHQLQRARLPMPLFRLGLSSEARRMWGSFVPAALGAGMMQINLLVDLVLASFLATGSISWLYYADRLAQLPLGLVGIALGTALLPRLSRLQAKSGSELQTQAAFCTELATAIKPAAILTLPAVAALLILPEVLIIGLFRSGAFQLSDAQAAAMALMAYALGLPAFVGLKLTQSALYAMDKGRFVLLTSSVSVALNICLSLILMQIYQHVGLALATSLVSWLAFIWQMVWLIRARRLDGSSLIVVLKAVFASGIMAAGLYVVLPGLHSLLASDMLIMLICVGAGMCVYSLTAHLLGLTAALFGRAQRQRT, from the coding sequence ATGGCCAGCCGGAGTTTATTTGCGGCCTTTCGGCAAATCAGCGGACTGACCGCCATCTCGCGTGTTTTGGGCTTCATTCGCGATGTTGTTTTTGCCCATTATTTAGGTGCAGGGGCGGCAACAGACGCGTTTCTGGTTGCGTTCAAGCTGCCGAATCTGTTTCGGCGGCTGACGGCAGAAGGGGCGCTGACCAACGCCTTTCTGCCCAGCTACAGTCTTGCCCGACAACAAAAATCAGACAAAGCTGCGTTGATTTTGGCAGCTGAAGTGCAGACGGCGCTGTTTTTGGGGTTATGTTTTATCGTTCTGGTGATGGAAGTGTTCATGCCATTTGTCGTTGCTGGTTTGGCACCTGGATTTATGGACACACCTGACCGGCTGTCTGCCGCGGTGGATCTGGCGCGCCTGACGATGCCGTATTTGCCGATGATTTCACTGGTTGCCTTATGGGCGGCGGTTTTAAACAGCCATGATTCTTTTTTCGGCGGTGCTGTTGCGCCTGTGATTTTGAACGTCTGCCTGATCGGTGGTGCGCTTTGCGTACCATTTTTTCAGGCTCATCTTCAGCTTTCGGCGGCCCATCTTGGGGTCCCTGTTGCAGTGGCTGTTTTGCTGGCCGGCACAGCTCAGATGTTCCTGTTGCAACATCAGTTACAACGGGCGCGTCTTCCTATGCCGTTGTTTCGCCTTGGCTTATCTTCTGAGGCGCGGCGAATGTGGGGCAGTTTTGTTCCGGCTGCATTGGGTGCAGGGATGATGCAAATCAATTTACTGGTTGATCTTGTGCTGGCATCCTTTCTGGCTACCGGGTCAATTTCCTGGCTCTATTATGCAGATCGGCTGGCTCAATTGCCATTGGGGCTGGTGGGCATTGCGCTGGGCACGGCCCTGTTGCCACGTCTGTCTCGTTTACAGGCAAAATCCGGTTCTGAGCTCCAAACACAAGCAGCTTTCTGTACTGAATTGGCAACGGCCATCAAACCTGCTGCTATATTAACGCTGCCTGCGGTTGCTGCACTTCTTATTCTGCCTGAAGTCCTGATTATCGGTCTATTTCGGTCTGGGGCGTTTCAGCTTTCTGATGCGCAGGCCGCAGCTATGGCGTTAATGGCCTACGCGCTGGGTCTGCCCGCCTTTGTCGGGCTGAAGCTGACCCAATCAGCTTTATATGCCATGGATAAAGGCCGGTTTGTGCTGCTGACGTCATCTGTTTCAGTAGCACTGAATATCTGTCTCAGCCTTATTTTGATGCAGATTTATCAACATGTTGGTCTGGCGCTTGCCACATCGCTTGTGTCCTGGCTGGCCTTTATCTGGCAAATGGTCTGGCTTATACGGGCCAGACGGCTTGATGGGTCCAGCCTGATTGTGGTTTTAAAGGCGGTATTTGCTTCAGGGATTATGGCTGCCGGTCTTTATGTTGTTCTGCCTGGCCTGCACAGCCTGCTTGCCTCTGATATGCTGATCATGCTGATTTGTGTAGGGGCTGGCATGTGTGTATATAGCCTTACTGCGCATCTGTTGGGGCTGACTGCAGCTCTTTTTGGCCGCGCGCAAAGACAAAGAACTTGA
- a CDS encoding tryptophanyl-tRNA synthetase (PFAM: tRNA synthetases class I (W and Y)~TIGRFAM: tryptophanyl-tRNA synthetase), with protein sequence MTRSGRIFSGVQPTGNLHLGNFLGAIKNWVALQADFECIFCVVDLHAITVPQDPENLRRSIREVTACLIASGIDPDQAVLFNQSRVPQHAELAWMFNCVARLGWLNRMTQFKEKAGKNRENATVGLYAYPTLMAADILAYKATHVPVGEDQKQHLELTRDIAMAFNSMFNVDFFPQPEPQIQKTAARVMSLRDGSSKMSKSDTSDATRINLTDSADDIALKIKRAKTDPEVLPSEAEGLSDRPEARNLVGIFAGLSGRSEADILHEFGGQGFGVFKPALAELAVQVIAPIGEKMNQLLAEPDEIDRLLAKGADQAHGLTDPVLADVKKIIGLSPA encoded by the coding sequence ATGACACGCTCTGGCCGTATTTTTTCAGGTGTCCAGCCAACCGGAAACCTGCATCTCGGTAATTTTCTGGGTGCAATTAAAAACTGGGTCGCGCTGCAGGCTGATTTTGAATGTATTTTTTGTGTTGTGGATCTACATGCGATTACTGTTCCGCAGGATCCGGAAAATCTGCGCCGTTCAATCCGTGAAGTGACAGCTTGTCTGATCGCCTCTGGCATTGATCCGGATCAAGCGGTACTGTTTAACCAGTCGCGCGTGCCTCAACATGCTGAACTGGCCTGGATGTTTAATTGTGTTGCCCGCCTTGGCTGGCTGAACCGAATGACACAATTTAAAGAAAAAGCAGGCAAGAACAGAGAAAATGCAACGGTAGGCCTATATGCCTATCCGACCCTGATGGCTGCAGATATTTTAGCTTACAAGGCGACACATGTGCCAGTCGGAGAGGATCAAAAACAGCATCTTGAGCTGACACGCGATATCGCAATGGCGTTCAATTCGATGTTTAATGTGGATTTCTTTCCTCAGCCTGAACCACAAATCCAAAAAACAGCAGCGCGGGTGATGAGCTTGCGTGACGGCTCGTCCAAGATGAGCAAATCAGATACATCAGATGCCACCCGCATTAATCTGACTGACTCGGCAGATGATATTGCGCTGAAAATCAAGCGCGCCAAGACAGACCCAGAGGTATTGCCATCAGAGGCTGAAGGGCTGTCAGATCGGCCTGAGGCGCGAAATTTGGTTGGCATTTTTGCGGGCCTGTCTGGCCGTTCCGAAGCAGATATTCTGCACGAATTTGGTGGTCAGGGTTTTGGTGTGTTCAAGCCCGCTCTGGCGGAACTTGCGGTACAGGTTATTGCTCCTATCGGGGAGAAAATGAATCAGCTGCTGGCAGAACCTGACGAAATTGACCGCCTGTTGGCAAAAGGAGCTGACCAGGCGCATGGTCTTACTGATCCTGTGCTTGCCGATGTGAAAAAGATTATCGGGCTGTCTCCAGCATAG
- a CDS encoding thioredoxin-like protein (PFAM: Scaffold protein Nfu/NifU N terminal; NifU-like domain) produces MFIQTEDTPNPATLKFIPGVAVLPNDTAEFTTAEAAKSSPLASRLFAIDGVVSVFFSGDFLAITKADQADWFVLKPSILAGIMEHFASGLPVIQAKAESSETEEDDDETVQQIKHLLDTRVRPAVAMDGGDITFHSFEDGVVTLQMRGACQGCPSSTATLKMGIENMLRHYIPEVREVRPTDG; encoded by the coding sequence ATGTTCATTCAAACCGAAGACACACCAAACCCTGCAACGTTAAAATTTATTCCTGGTGTTGCGGTTTTGCCAAATGACACAGCTGAATTTACCACAGCAGAGGCAGCAAAATCCTCGCCTTTGGCAAGTCGGCTGTTTGCTATTGATGGCGTCGTCTCTGTTTTCTTCAGCGGTGATTTTCTGGCGATCACCAAAGCTGATCAGGCGGACTGGTTTGTCTTGAAACCCTCCATTTTGGCCGGCATTATGGAACATTTCGCGTCTGGCTTACCTGTAATTCAGGCCAAGGCAGAGTCTAGTGAGACAGAAGAAGATGACGATGAAACTGTTCAGCAAATCAAACATCTTCTGGATACACGTGTGCGGCCTGCAGTGGCAATGGATGGCGGTGATATTACATTTCATTCTTTTGAAGATGGCGTTGTCACTTTGCAAATGCGAGGCGCCTGTCAAGGTTGCCCCAGCTCCACAGCGACGTTGAAAATGGGCATTGAAAATATGTTGCGCCATTACATCCCTGAGGTACGTGAAGTCCGTCCTACAGACGGCTAG
- a CDS encoding putative FlgJ-like protein (PFAM: Mannosyl-glycoprotein endo-beta-N-acetylglucosaminidase): MSLHQQVTIRIGNKAILLTLLGAVGLGLLLPAIGVSPPLPLFLKTQTFQFELVSRLDRELADLTQQKQQSGLSLEQLAELDLKIEQANARLAAAILPPNQAPSRRGPPPPLPPPSFPADLDFALDLPQLAEVPRLFMTRMSDLKPLEVSPRKERFMQIMLPLILRANEDIMRQRDAVLRAIENSDEEVLASFSKRYRLSSAWTGKSGWQDELLRRVAPVPVSIALAQAAIESGWGQSRFTMEGNALYGQWVWNDKLGIKAANQSDPRASIRRFPDLLSSVRAYMLNLNSHRAYADFRKTRARHMQSPAIVSVTDVAGGLSSYAQIGDAYVQKIRRLIIQNDLQRFDTAKLVPRFF, translated from the coding sequence GTGTCGCTCCATCAGCAGGTCACCATTCGCATTGGAAACAAAGCTATTCTTCTCACGCTTCTGGGAGCGGTGGGTCTGGGCCTTCTGTTGCCGGCAATCGGCGTATCCCCGCCTTTACCTTTATTTTTGAAGACACAAACATTCCAGTTTGAACTGGTCAGTCGTCTGGATCGAGAATTAGCTGATCTGACTCAGCAAAAACAACAATCTGGCCTCAGCCTTGAACAATTGGCTGAGCTTGATCTGAAAATCGAACAGGCTAATGCGCGTCTTGCTGCCGCCATCCTGCCGCCGAATCAGGCCCCGTCCAGACGCGGCCCGCCACCACCTCTGCCACCACCGTCCTTTCCAGCAGATCTTGATTTTGCCCTAGACCTGCCTCAGTTAGCCGAGGTTCCCCGCCTCTTTATGACCAGGATGTCTGATCTGAAACCTTTAGAGGTTAGCCCCAGAAAAGAGCGCTTCATGCAGATCATGCTGCCTTTGATTCTTCGGGCGAATGAAGACATCATGCGCCAGCGTGATGCGGTGTTGCGGGCGATTGAAAATTCAGATGAAGAAGTGTTGGCGTCTTTTTCAAAACGATATCGGCTATCTTCTGCTTGGACTGGCAAATCAGGTTGGCAGGACGAGCTGCTCCGAAGGGTTGCCCCTGTTCCTGTCTCTATTGCTTTGGCTCAGGCGGCGATTGAATCAGGGTGGGGTCAGTCGCGTTTCACCATGGAAGGAAACGCACTTTATGGCCAGTGGGTCTGGAATGATAAATTGGGCATAAAGGCTGCCAACCAGAGTGATCCGCGCGCGTCTATCAGGCGGTTTCCTGATCTGCTTTCATCCGTGCGCGCTTATATGCTGAATTTGAATAGCCATCGGGCCTATGCAGACTTCCGTAAAACCAGGGCGCGTCATATGCAATCACCGGCGATTGTATCTGTGACTGATGTTGCAGGCGGATTATCCAGCTATGCCCAGATTGGTGATGCGTATGTGCAAAAAATCCGGCGGCTGATAATCCAAAATGATTTACAGCGGTTTGACACAGCAAAATTAGTCCCACGATTTTTTTAA
- a CDS encoding putative xylanase/chitin deacetylase (PFAM: Polysaccharide deacetylase) has protein sequence MIWLAAAGQITALIFSLIIGFSPVKPVVAQTTEPERDSATIIMYHRFGEGRYPSTNISMEQFEAHLALLTNGDYTVLPLPEVVNKLRAGQLLPDRTVAITIDDAYLSVYEKAWPLLKQAGLPFTIFVATSPVDRGLSGYMSWDQLRELKAAGVTIGSQTHTHPHMHRLSVERVREEITTSNQRFLEELGQRPLLFAYPYGEYSRFVIDEIRTSGFTAAFGQNSGIMHKDEDFFELPRFAFNENYGSLNRLKLAVNGLPLKISDLTPEDMVLTQNPPVYGFTLDQEMSPVSQLRCFASKYGKLDVTLLGMRAEIRLPGPLPSPRGRINCTMPAGKDRWRWFGRQFLTR, from the coding sequence ATGATCTGGCTGGCGGCAGCGGGTCAGATAACAGCCTTAATCTTTAGCTTGATAATCGGTTTTAGCCCGGTAAAGCCGGTTGTTGCCCAAACAACAGAGCCAGAGCGTGATAGTGCAACAATTATCATGTATCACCGGTTTGGTGAGGGCCGTTATCCGTCGACAAATATCAGTATGGAACAATTTGAAGCCCATCTGGCGTTGCTGACAAACGGAGATTACACCGTTCTGCCTTTGCCTGAAGTCGTAAATAAGTTGAGAGCAGGGCAATTGCTGCCTGATCGCACAGTGGCCATTACCATTGATGATGCTTATTTGTCAGTTTATGAAAAAGCCTGGCCTTTATTAAAACAGGCTGGTCTGCCCTTCACGATTTTTGTTGCGACCAGCCCTGTTGATCGGGGGTTGAGCGGTTATATGAGCTGGGATCAGCTGCGAGAATTGAAAGCGGCTGGTGTGACAATCGGTTCTCAAACTCATACCCACCCTCATATGCATCGTTTGAGTGTGGAGCGTGTACGCGAGGAAATCACCACATCTAACCAGCGGTTTCTTGAAGAGTTAGGTCAACGCCCGCTATTATTTGCTTATCCTTATGGTGAATATAGCCGCTTCGTGATTGATGAGATTAGAACCTCTGGATTCACGGCAGCATTTGGTCAGAATTCAGGAATTATGCATAAGGATGAAGATTTCTTTGAATTGCCCCGTTTTGCATTCAATGAAAATTATGGATCATTGAACAGGCTGAAGCTGGCTGTGAATGGTCTTCCTTTGAAGATTTCTGACCTTACGCCTGAAGATATGGTTCTCACACAGAACCCCCCTGTTTATGGCTTCACCCTTGATCAGGAAATGAGTCCGGTTAGCCAATTGCGCTGTTTTGCGAGTAAATATGGAAAGCTGGATGTCACATTATTGGGCATGCGCGCTGAAATCAGACTTCCCGGCCCATTGCCCTCTCCACGCGGGCGGATCAACTGTACGATGCCTGCCGGCAAAGACAGATGGCGCTGGTTTGGACGCCAGTTTTTAACACGTTAA
- a CDS encoding putative molecular chaperone, inactive metal-dependent protease like protein (PFAM: Glycoprotease family~TIGRFAM: universal bacterial protein YeaZ), with protein sequence MNTSFSSYEQTAEHGLILALEASGDAVSVAVMRDGLCLAGAEHKARFGHAEHLVGLVSDAMADARVEFTDITHIAAGCGPGSFTGLRVCLSAAKGYMLATQAHPVGVNGLAALAVNALSEQLCDPDPNGRVICFADTRRNSAFVQEFDGCAQALSPILDLSFDQLPDWLDNFYADNENRPLILAGLTEHLSVHIPEYERVIYLRQPVNAEMIASYAAQALRAPERFAYTGLVPLYVVAPKLGPAKSQA encoded by the coding sequence ATGAATACTTCATTTTCATCTTATGAACAGACAGCTGAGCATGGTCTGATTTTGGCTCTTGAAGCCAGTGGTGATGCGGTATCCGTTGCGGTGATGCGTGATGGTTTATGTCTTGCAGGCGCAGAACATAAAGCGCGGTTTGGACATGCAGAACATCTTGTCGGTCTGGTGTCAGACGCTATGGCAGACGCACGTGTTGAATTTACCGACATCACACATATTGCTGCGGGATGTGGGCCGGGCTCATTTACAGGCCTGCGGGTCTGTTTGTCGGCTGCCAAGGGCTATATGCTCGCTACACAGGCACATCCTGTGGGTGTTAACGGGCTGGCGGCGCTTGCGGTGAACGCCCTTTCAGAACAGCTTTGCGATCCCGACCCGAATGGGCGGGTGATATGTTTTGCGGACACGCGCAGGAATTCTGCTTTTGTGCAAGAATTTGACGGTTGTGCTCAGGCATTATCCCCTATTTTAGATCTATCATTTGATCAGCTCCCTGACTGGTTGGATAATTTTTATGCGGATAACGAGAATCGACCGCTTATTCTGGCTGGGCTTACGGAACATCTTTCTGTTCATATTCCGGAATATGAGCGGGTTATTTATCTCAGACAGCCAGTGAATGCAGAGATGATTGCCAGCTATGCGGCTCAGGCTCTGCGTGCACCAGAGCGGTTTGCCTATACCGGTCTTGTTCCACTTTATGTAGTGGCCCCGAAATTAGGGCCAGCAAAGAGCCAGGCCTGA
- a CDS encoding acetyltransferase (PFAM: Acetyltransferase (GNAT) family~TIGRFAM: ribosomal-protein-alanine acetyltransferase), with amino-acid sequence MSDHQLQFWPDVHNRAEMVADIFTDAYGSEREKDATFLKSLCMAPVCFGMIAHIDQKPAGFILLQQADDSADIIEISVRTALQNKGIGRQLLEQALSHARIRCLTRVLLEVAVTNQPALKLYRSAGFSLVGKRPQYYHQKSGKIDALVMAHSLKEADEV; translated from the coding sequence ATGTCAGATCACCAGCTGCAGTTTTGGCCTGATGTTCACAACCGTGCTGAAATGGTCGCCGATATATTTACAGATGCATATGGATCAGAGCGAGAAAAAGATGCCACATTTCTGAAGAGTTTATGCATGGCCCCTGTCTGTTTCGGTATGATTGCTCATATAGATCAAAAGCCCGCAGGATTCATATTGCTGCAACAGGCTGATGACAGCGCAGATATTATTGAAATCTCTGTGCGCACGGCTTTGCAAAATAAAGGCATTGGCCGGCAACTTCTTGAACAGGCGCTCAGCCACGCGAGGATTCGGTGTTTAACGCGCGTGTTGCTGGAGGTGGCGGTGACCAATCAACCTGCCCTTAAGCTTTACCGGTCAGCCGGGTTTTCACTGGTGGGCAAACGCCCGCAATATTATCACCAGAAATCGGGAAAAATTGACGCGCTGGTGATGGCACATAGCCTGAAAGAGGCGGATGAGGTGTAA